From Oncorhynchus mykiss isolate Arlee chromosome 6, USDA_OmykA_1.1, whole genome shotgun sequence, the proteins below share one genomic window:
- the LOC110506775 gene encoding hepatocyte nuclear factor 6-like isoform X2, with amino-acid sequence MNAQLSMESLGDLSHESVAGPGELLVGHSPHPRPGGGRGLAHRSMGMTSLLDGGEYHSHHGHNTGHPGHHLHPAMSMCETPPGMSASTYTTLTPLQPPLPPISTVADKFSHHHHHHHHPHHHHPHNHHQRLPGNVTGSFTFMRDERGLAPINNLYSPYHHKDAPGMGQSLSPLSGSGLAGLHSSQAGLPPYAHPGVSASMPGEKMQLTPGGFEAHHPTMLARHAEQHLTSSGNMLHINGLHHHHPHAHLGASGHVLGHGNPRDNNTQSHASGPGVQVHGVGGGGGTDGNSTGQMEEVNTKEVAQRITTELKRYSIPQAIFAQRVLCRSQGTLSDLLRNPKPWSKLKSGRETFRRMWKWLQEPEFTRMSALRLAACKRKEQDHGHCKVGGDRGGSGGSSGGNHSGSNHSGNGGHSKKPRLVFTDVQRRTLHAIFKENKRPSKELQITISQQLGLELTTVSNFFMNARRRSLDKWLDDNGASTHSANSSVSTCSKA; translated from the exons ATGAACGCGCAACTGTCCATGGAGAGCCTCGGCGACCTGAGCCATGAGTCTGTGGCCGGTCCAGGAGAGCTGCTAGTCGGCCACAGCCCACACCCCCGCCCGGGTGGGGGCCGAGGGCTGGCGCACCGCTCCATGGGCATGACGAGCCTGCTAGACGGGGGAGAATACCACTCCCACCACGGACACAACACTGGGCACCCCGGTCATCACCTGCACCCCGCCATGAGTATGTGCGAGACCCCCCCTGGAATGAGCGCAAGCACCTACACCACCCTCACACCTCTCCAGCCTCCCCTACCCCCCATCTCCACTGTAGCAGACAAGTtctctcatcatcaccatcatcatcatcatccacaccaccaccatcctcATAATCATCATCAGCGACTCCCTGGTAATGTCACCGGCAGCTTTACGTTTATGAGGGACGAAAGGGGGCTGGCGCCGATCAACAACCTCTACTCCCCATACCACCACAAAGACGCCCCTGGGATGGGACAGAGCCTCTCCCCACTGTCTGGCTCTGGCCTGGCCGGCCTACACAGCTCCCAGGCCGGCCTGCCTCCCTATGCCCACCCCGGGGTCTCAGCCTCCATGCCGGGGGAGAAGATGCAGTTGACTCCCGGTGGGTTCGAGGCTCATCACCCCACCATGCTGGCCAGACACGCAGAACAGCACCTCACCTCCTCGGGGAACATGCTCCATATAAACGGCCTTCATCACCACCACCCTCATGCCCACCTCGGAGCCTCGGGGCACGTCCTGGGCCACGGGAACCCCCGGGACAACAACACCCAGAGCCACGCCTCAGGGCCCGGTGTTCAAGTCCACGGggttggtggtggtggcggtACCGACGGCAATTCGACGGGTCAAATGGAAGAAGTAAACACCAAAGAAGTAGCGCAGAGGATCACCACAGAGCTGAAGCGTTACTCCATCCCCCAGGCTATCTTCGCCCAGAGGGTGTTGTGTCGGTCCCAGGGAACACTGTCAGATCTGCTCCGGAACCCCAAGCCCTGGTCCAAACTCAAGTCCGGCCGGGAGACCTTCCGCAGGATGTGGAAGTGGCTGCAGGAGCCTGAGTTCACACGCATGAGCGCGCTCAGGCTCGCAG CGTGTAAGCGCAAGGAGCAGGACCATGGCCACTGTAAAGTTGGTGGTGACCGTGGCGGCAGCGGTGGCAGCAGCGGCGGAAACCACAGCGGCAGCAACCACAGCGGTAATGGTGGCCACTCCAAGAAGCCTCGGCTGGTGTTTACCGACGTCCAGAGAAGGACCCTCCACGCCATCTTCAAGGAGAACAAGCGTCCGTCCAAGGAGCTTCAGATCACCATCAGCCAGCAGCTGGGCCTGGAGCTGACCACCGTCTCAAATTTCTTCATGAACGCACGCCGACGCAGCCTCGACAAGTGGCTCGACGACAACGGAGCCTCCACCCACTCCGCTAATTCCTCCGTCTCCACCTGCAGCAAAGCCTGA
- the LOC110506775 gene encoding hepatocyte nuclear factor 6-like isoform X1 yields MNAQLSMESLGDLSHESVAGPGELLVGHSPHPRPGGGRGLAHRSMGMTSLLDGGEYHSHHGHNTGHPGHHLHPAMSMCETPPGMSASTYTTLTPLQPPLPPISTVADKFSHHHHHHHHPHHHHPHNHHQRLPGNVTGSFTFMRDERGLAPINNLYSPYHHKDAPGMGQSLSPLSGSGLAGLHSSQAGLPPYAHPGVSASMPGEKMQLTPGGFEAHHPTMLARHAEQHLTSSGNMLHINGLHHHHPHAHLGASGHVLGHGNPRDNNTQSHASGPGVQVHGVGGGGGTDGNSTGQMEEVNTKEVAQRITTELKRYSIPQAIFAQRVLCRSQGTLSDLLRNPKPWSKLKSGRETFRRMWKWLQEPEFTRMSALRLAGERTLACKRKEQDHGHCKVGGDRGGSGGSSGGNHSGSNHSGNGGHSKKPRLVFTDVQRRTLHAIFKENKRPSKELQITISQQLGLELTTVSNFFMNARRRSLDKWLDDNGASTHSANSSVSTCSKA; encoded by the exons ATGAACGCGCAACTGTCCATGGAGAGCCTCGGCGACCTGAGCCATGAGTCTGTGGCCGGTCCAGGAGAGCTGCTAGTCGGCCACAGCCCACACCCCCGCCCGGGTGGGGGCCGAGGGCTGGCGCACCGCTCCATGGGCATGACGAGCCTGCTAGACGGGGGAGAATACCACTCCCACCACGGACACAACACTGGGCACCCCGGTCATCACCTGCACCCCGCCATGAGTATGTGCGAGACCCCCCCTGGAATGAGCGCAAGCACCTACACCACCCTCACACCTCTCCAGCCTCCCCTACCCCCCATCTCCACTGTAGCAGACAAGTtctctcatcatcaccatcatcatcatcatccacaccaccaccatcctcATAATCATCATCAGCGACTCCCTGGTAATGTCACCGGCAGCTTTACGTTTATGAGGGACGAAAGGGGGCTGGCGCCGATCAACAACCTCTACTCCCCATACCACCACAAAGACGCCCCTGGGATGGGACAGAGCCTCTCCCCACTGTCTGGCTCTGGCCTGGCCGGCCTACACAGCTCCCAGGCCGGCCTGCCTCCCTATGCCCACCCCGGGGTCTCAGCCTCCATGCCGGGGGAGAAGATGCAGTTGACTCCCGGTGGGTTCGAGGCTCATCACCCCACCATGCTGGCCAGACACGCAGAACAGCACCTCACCTCCTCGGGGAACATGCTCCATATAAACGGCCTTCATCACCACCACCCTCATGCCCACCTCGGAGCCTCGGGGCACGTCCTGGGCCACGGGAACCCCCGGGACAACAACACCCAGAGCCACGCCTCAGGGCCCGGTGTTCAAGTCCACGGggttggtggtggtggcggtACCGACGGCAATTCGACGGGTCAAATGGAAGAAGTAAACACCAAAGAAGTAGCGCAGAGGATCACCACAGAGCTGAAGCGTTACTCCATCCCCCAGGCTATCTTCGCCCAGAGGGTGTTGTGTCGGTCCCAGGGAACACTGTCAGATCTGCTCCGGAACCCCAAGCCCTGGTCCAAACTCAAGTCCGGCCGGGAGACCTTCCGCAGGATGTGGAAGTGGCTGCAGGAGCCTGAGTTCACACGCATGAGCGCGCTCAGGCTCGCAGGTGAGCGAACCCTCG CGTGTAAGCGCAAGGAGCAGGACCATGGCCACTGTAAAGTTGGTGGTGACCGTGGCGGCAGCGGTGGCAGCAGCGGCGGAAACCACAGCGGCAGCAACCACAGCGGTAATGGTGGCCACTCCAAGAAGCCTCGGCTGGTGTTTACCGACGTCCAGAGAAGGACCCTCCACGCCATCTTCAAGGAGAACAAGCGTCCGTCCAAGGAGCTTCAGATCACCATCAGCCAGCAGCTGGGCCTGGAGCTGACCACCGTCTCAAATTTCTTCATGAACGCACGCCGACGCAGCCTCGACAAGTGGCTCGACGACAACGGAGCCTCCACCCACTCCGCTAATTCCTCCGTCTCCACCTGCAGCAAAGCCTGA